A genomic segment from Candidatus Methylomirabilota bacterium encodes:
- a CDS encoding YqgE/AlgH family protein has translation MFLARALLPAAVAAAVVLGAALLAAEPASTQAQNARLGGQLLVATSELEGPTFARTVIYMVRHDARTGAMGLIVNRQLGEVPMAVLLKQSGLPSAGAKGSVRLHVGGPVEATRIFVLHTDDYAGPDTDKVGNGVAITSESSILKSIAEGKGPRRTRFTLGYAGWAPGQLEAEMEAGYWIVVPTDDAIVFDDAYETKWDRAMARRRISL, from the coding sequence GTGTTCCTCGCGCGGGCTTTGCTACCCGCGGCAGTCGCCGCGGCCGTCGTGCTGGGCGCCGCGCTCTTGGCCGCGGAGCCGGCCAGCACCCAGGCGCAGAACGCGCGTCTTGGCGGCCAGCTCCTCGTGGCCACGTCCGAGCTCGAGGGCCCGACCTTCGCCCGGACGGTCATCTACATGGTCCGCCACGACGCCCGGACCGGCGCCATGGGACTCATCGTCAACCGTCAGCTGGGGGAGGTGCCCATGGCGGTCCTTCTCAAGCAGTCCGGCCTGCCGAGCGCAGGCGCCAAGGGATCGGTCAGGCTCCACGTGGGCGGCCCCGTGGAGGCGACGCGCATCTTCGTCCTGCACACCGACGACTACGCGGGGCCCGACACGGACAAGGTCGGCAACGGCGTCGCGATCACCTCCGAGTCGTCCATTCTCAAGTCCATCGCCGAGGGCAAGGGCCCGCGCCGCACCCGCTTCACGCTGGGCTACGCCGGCTGGGCGCCGGGACAGCTCGAGGCCGAGATGGAGGCGGGCTACTGGATCGTCGTGCCGACCGACGACGCCATCGTCTTCGACGACGCTTACGAGACCAAGTGGGACCGGGCGATGGCCAGGCGGAGAATCAGCCTCTAG